Below is a genomic region from Paenibacillus rhizovicinus.
AATCACGATCGCGCACGACGACAGCGATTTGGACGGCCTGAACTTCCTGACGGGCAAAACGATGGACTTCGTGAACAAAAAAGCGTTCGAGGGCACGCTGCTCGCGCACACGGACGGCCAAGTGCCGAACTTCGTGGTGAACATCGCGGACATGAAGCCGTACACGTTCGGCTACCTGGTTTACTTCTTCGAAATCGCCTGCGGCATCAGCGGTTACCTGCTTGGCGTTAACCCGTTCGATCAGCCGGGCGTTGAAGCGTACAAGAAGAACATGTTCGCGCTCCTGGGCAAACCGGGCTACGAGAAGGAGAAAGCCGAGCTGGAAGCTCGCCTTTAATCGAGAGCCATGCTGAACAGCTATCGGACGCTGCGGCAGCAGGGCAGCCAAGAGATCGTCATTAAGAAGTCGCGCTTCATCGGTTACGGCAAGCCCGTCGCTTCCGAAGAAGAAGCGATCGCATTCATCGAAGAGCTGAAGAAGCAGCACTGGAATGCATCGCACAATTGTTCGGCGTATGTCATCGGCGAGCGGGACGAAATCCAGAAGCAGTCGGATGACGGAGAGCCGAGCGGTACGGCGGGCAAACCGATTCTCGAGGTCATGAAGCATCAAGGTCTCAAGAACGTCGTCATCGTCGTGACCCGTTACTTCGGCGGGATCATGCTGGGCGCAGGCGGATTGATTCGCGCTTATACCGACGGTGCCGTTGCGGCGATCGAGGCGGCCGAGGCCATCACGAACGTGCTGCACCGGGAAGTCATCGTAGATGTCGACTATACCTGGTATGGCAAGCTCGAGAACGAGTTCCATGCGCGCGGCGTCCGCATCGGCGGAACGGAGTTTACGGACCGCGTCGTGATTACGTGCCTGCCTGCCGCGCCGGAAGCGGAACGGTTCGCGGCGTGGATAACCGATTTAACGCAAGGACAGGCCGTTCTGATGATCGGCGAAGATAAGTATTATATTGACGGCGAGTAACGCTCCCGCCGTCCACAGGAGCTCCCCAGCGGTCTTATGACAGCCGCTGGGGAGCTTTTTGTTCCTTTCTTGACGCATAATTATTTTCGAGATTCGATAAGCATACCGTGTAAGGAACTTCTGCCTGTCTTCTGAGCAGAAAAGACGGGATTGGCGAAGGATTTAGGATTGACTAGACATCCAGTCGTCTGCTAAAGTGTTAATACCAAGTAATGTAATAGGGATTATAATTTGATTCCAAACCGCGATTCCTCAAGGAAAGCGTCAGGAGGTTATTCAGCTTGAATTTCATAATGCGCGGCCGCTTGTGGAGCTTCGGGTTTCGCAGCACGATCATGCTCTATTTTATTTTACTCGTCGTTTTGCCGATTATAGGCGTCTACTCTCAATCCTTGAAACTGGGCTGGTCGCCGTTCTGGGAAAGCGTGACGGATCAGCTGGCATGGGAAGCCGTGCTGCTGACGATCAAGCTCGCACTCATCTCCACGGTCATTAACGTGCTGCTGGGCACGATGATCGGTTGGGTTCTCATCCGCTACCGGTTTCCGGGGCGACGGCTGTTGAACAGTCTTGTCGATTTGCCTTTTGCGCTGCCGACCGCAGTCGGCGGCTTAATGATATTGCTGCTGCTAGGGCCGAACAGCTTCGTCGGCGGCCTTGCGGATAAGCTGGGTTTTGAAATCGTCTTTCACGAACCGGCCATTATAGTGGCGATGATATTCGTGACGTTTCCGTTCGTCATTCGCGGCGTGCAGCCGCTCTTGGAAGAGTTGGACAAATCCGAGGAGGAAGCTTCCTATACGCTCGGAGCGTCCAAAGCAAGAACGTTCATGCAAGTGATTTTCCCGTCCATGCTTCCGGGAATTATCAGCGGCGCGATGCTGGCCTTCTCTCGCGCGCTGGCGGAATTCGGCGCCGTCGTCCTTGTGGCCGGCAACATTCCGGGCAAGACGCTGATCGCGTCGGTCTATATTTTCGGCGAGATCGAGAGCGATAACGCGCAAGGGGCTGCCGCGGTATCCGTGCTGCTGCTGACGCTGTCCTTCCTCATTCTCGGCGCCGTCAACCTCGTTCAGGCGAGGAGGCAGGGCAAATGAGAAAGTTATGGATCGCGCTCACCTATCTCGTGTTTCTGATTCTATTGGTTGCGCCGCTGGCGAAGATATTCGTCGGCTCATGGGGCGATGGCTGGAGCGGCTTTACGGAATCGCTTACGCGCGCACAGTCCCTTCACGCACTCATGATGACCGGCATTCTGGTCGTCATCGTCACGCTGCTGAATACGCTGTTCGGCGTCATGCTGGCGATTTATCTCGTGCGGGCAACCTGGATGTCGCGCCGGGTCAAAGGGCTGCTCAACAGCATCGTCGACCTTCCGTTCGCGGTATCGCCTGTCATCGGCGGTTTGATGATCGTACTCGTATTGGGACCGAATTCGGTTCTCGGGGCATTCTTCGAAGATATCGGCATTAAAATCGTCTACGCGCTGCCTGGCATGATTCTGGCGACCTTGTTCGTAACGTTCCCGCTGATGGTGCGGGAGGTCATGCCGGTGCTGCAAGAAATCGGCGCGCAGCAGGAAGAAGCGGCCTCTACGCTCGGGGCTTACTCGTGGTATACTTTCTGGAAAGTGACCTGGCCGTCTATCCGCTGGGGCGTGATTTATGGCGTCGTGCTGACGGTCGCCAGAACGCTCGGTGAATTCGGAGCCGTTCTCGTCGTTTCCGGCAATATTATGAACAAGACGCAGACGGCGACAACGCTCGTCTATCAGGATGTCGAGAACTTCAACGTGACGGAAGCGAGCAGCGTGGCGCTGGTGCTGGCCGCTTTCTCCGTCGGATTGCTGCTGCTTATGGAATGGGCCAAGAAGAGAAAGGAAGTGCATTGAACGATGCATATCGAGGTGCGCGGTTTAAATAAACAATTCGGCGATTTCCATGCCGTACGCGAGGTTAGTTTCGATATTGCCAAAGGCAAGCTGATCGGCCTTCTCGGTCCGAGCGGCGGCGGCAAAACGTCGATCCTTCGCATGCTGGCTGGCTTGGAAACGCCGTCGTCGGGCGATATTATCTTCCACGGCAAACGAGTGAACGATTTGCCTCCGCAAGAGCGGGGCATCGGCTTCGTGTTCCAGAACTATGCCTTGTTCAAGCATATGACCGTCTACGACAACGTAGCGTTCGGATTGAAAGTGAAGAAGGAAGCGAAGGACGTCATCCGCGAGCGCGTCATGTCGCTGATCGAGCTGACGGGGCTCAAAGGCTTCGAGCACCGCTATCCGCATCAGCTGTCCGGCGGTCAGCGCCAGCGCGTGGCTTTCGCACGGGCGCTCGCCCCGCAGCCGCAGCTGCTGCTGCTCGACGAGCCGTTCGCGGCGATCGACGCCAAGATTCGCACCGAGCTTCGCACCTGGCTCAAAGAGATGATCGAGCGGCTCGGCATTACGTCGATCTTCGTCACGCATGACCAGGACGAGGCGATCGAAGTGGCGGACGAAATCATGATCATCAACAAAGGGCGCCTGGAACAGAAGGGAACGCCATGGGATATTTACAAAAGCCCGCAGACGCAATTCGTGGCCAGCTTCATCGGCGAATCGACGATCGTCGAGCACGTGGAGCAGCTGAAGGGCTTCGAGGAAGCGGCTAATTGGCCGGGAACGAAAGCGCTGATCCGTCCGGAATATATCGAGATCGGCAAACGCGGGGACTTCCGGATTCCGTCCGCGACCGTCGAAGGCATCGTGCGGCAACTGCATTTCCGCGGCAGCGAATGGATGGTGGAAGTGGAGATCGAAGGCATTAAGCTGATCACGTACCGTTCGCTGGAGAAGGAAGTGCTGACGCCGGGCGAGCCGATCAGCGTCCTCATTCACCGTGCTTACTTATTCAACGACAACGACACCTGGATCATGGAGAACAAGATGAAGGAAGATCCGATGCCGATTTTCATTTAACGTATCGGGAGGCCATGCGAAGCAAGTTCGAGTTTCGTGACCGTCTTCATGAATGCAGTCTTCCTACCTCATAGAAAGTGTTGTGTGCACAATGAAACCTACCCTACTAAAAGGATGGCGATTTGCAGGTGCGGCGCTCCTCTCCATCACCCTGCTGCTGACCGCGGCATGCGGGAAGGACGACACGGGCGGCTCGGCCATCGACGGCAGCGGGCAGCCTGCTGCTCCGAAAGGCAGCGTAACGCTCGTCATCGGCGCTTACTCCGTGGCGAGAGATTCCTTCGCCGAACTGCTGCCGGCTTTCGCGAAGCAGTGGAAAGCGAAGACGGGGCAGACCGTCACGTTTCAAGAGTCGTACGAGGCTTCGAGCACGCAAGCGCGGGCCATTGCCGGCGGCTTCGAGGCGGATGTGGCCGTCATGGCGATGGAAAGCGATATCGAGAAGATCCAGCAGGCCGGTTTCATCACGAACGACTGGCGCAAGCAGTTCGGTGACGCCGGCATGATTACGCGCTCCATCGCCGTTATGGGGACCCGCAAGGGCAATCCCAAGGGAATCCATGATTGGGGCGACTTGACCCGCAAAGGCGTCAAGGTGCTCTATCCGAATCCGAAGACGTCCGGCGGCGCGCAATGGGACATCAATGCGATGTACGGCGCGGGGTTGAAGGAGTCCGAGGCGAAGACAGGCAAGAAAGACCCGGCCTACGCGAAAGCGTTCCTGAAAAGCATCCATCGCAACGTGGAGTCGCTGGACAAGAGCGGGCGCGCCTCCATGGCCGCGTTCGAGTACGGCTTCGGCGACGTCATCATTACGTACGAGAATGAATTGCTGTCGCGGATCAGGCAGGGCGTGGCTTACGAAGAAGTCGTGCCGTCCTCGACGATTCTGATCGAGAATCCCGCCGCCGTCGTCGACAAGAACGCCGACAAGCATGGCTCGCGGAAAGTCGCGGATGCGTTCGTCGCTTATTTGCACTCGGAGGATGCACAGCGAATTCTTGCCAAGTACGGCTTCCGTCCCGTGAACGCATCCGTCATGAACGAGGTCAAAGGCGATTTCGTCACGCCTCCAGGCTTGTTCGACATCTCCTACTTGGGCGGTTGGAACGAGGTTCGCAGCACGCTCTATTCGCCGAAAGGCGTCTGGTATCAGGTGCTGGCTGGCAATTAAACAAAAAGCAGCGAATGAAAAGCAGCAAGTGACCATGAAGCAGAGCTTATAGCTTCGAAGAATGAAAAAACGGCCTTGACCGCAAATGCGGCAAGGCCGTTTTTTCATGTTAAGCAGCTCGATACAATAGCGATGGGAATACGATCGGCTTTTACTTCCCGAACGTAATCGCCTGCTTCGTATACGCGACTCCGACGCCCAGCACCGTCGTGAAGAAGTCGGCAGGCACATACAGCGTACCGCTGATCGAAGCTGGCGCGGCGCCGAGGGAGAACGAAGCGTTTTCCCCTGCGGCGTAGCGGTTTTTCCCCGTGACGATGAAGGATGATTGGCCGAACCCGGTCAAGAATGTTTTATGGCTGCTTGCGACGTAGGTGATTTTGAAACCGAGCGCGGCGGCAATCGGGCGCAGCGGCACCATTGCTTGGCCTCCGGAGGCGACGTACAGGTGCGCGCCTTCAACGGATTTGCCTCCTGCCATTAGAGGCAGCTTGTTCGCATTTGCCGGGAAGGATGCCAGGAAGTTTGGAACGGCAATTGCGAATTCAGGCATGCCGGCGGCATACGGCGCGATTTCATACTGTTGAAAGATGATATAAGCGACGCCGTTACGGATATAGAATGCTTGATCGTCGGCGATCGTACGGAAAGGCGTATCCAGGAAGAAGTCGTCAGGACGCTTGGCGATTTCCGCTTTGACCGCTTTGTTGATGACGGTCTTGTAGTCCGCCCCGAAAAAATCCTTCAGCTTCAGCGGGGATGCTTGCTCCGAGTTGCGGATGTTGTAGGTCGTGACGATGGTACTGCCATGCGCGCCGCCGGTATAGGTGTACGTGTAAACGCGGAACGACAGTACGCCTCGCGCGGCCGCGCTGCCGTCGGAGAGCAGTTCGCTTCGGACCGTGATGCCGTAGGCGCGGAACGGATATGAGCTGTCGTTCGCCGCATAGTCGTCCTTCGCTTGTTTCGAGATAGCGTCGGCGGCGGCTTGGACGCGCGCAGCCAGATTGGCGTTCAGCGTATTCTGATAGGCCGTATCCTTCATGCCGGTGATGACCGGTATTTGCAGATCGGTTTCCAGCTGGTCCGTCGTCTGCTGGACGCTGCGGAACGTGAGGTGCGCGGCATCCGAAATAGGTGTAGCGGAAGAGACGACGGCGATCGGCTTGGCAGTCGGCATGTCTCCGGCTGAAGCGGCATCCGCGGCGAATGCGAATGGCGCAGCGGCGCTAAAGATGAGTGCGGTGCCCATAAGGGCTGCGGCGGCGGTTTTGACAATGGGCTTGCGTGAGCGGGCGTGATTGCGGTTGGTCATCTGAATCCCTCCATGGTTTGTCTAGTACCAATATATACACACGCGGCTCCAGGATCGTAACAAAACGGTAACGAGAAAGTTACAGAGTAGGTTACAAGAGCAAACGCGCTGCCGCCAGCATAACAATTCGTTATTCATTCCATCATAAGGATTGATTTCTCTTATCGGAGGGCCGGCGGTATAATGGGAACCAATCCCACCGTATCTGTGGATTCCATCTCGATCAACCCAACCATTCCAATCTCTCGGAGGCGGCAACTGTCATGACGATACCATACACGATGAAGCCGCTCGGCTTATCCGCACTGCTTCTCCGCGGCTGCAAGCAGCGTGCCGGCGGCATTGCATTCACGTTTCTCATCGCCGCCGCCGGCTGCGGACTCTCGTTCCTGCCCGGTTTTCATTATGCGGGGCAGATGGCCTGCGCCATCCTGCTCGCGATCGGCTATCGGCATTTCATCGGATATCCGCAGCCGCTGAGGTCCGGTATCCAGTTCGCCAGCAAAAACCTGCTGCGTTTCGCGATCATCCTTTACGGCGTCAAGCTGAACATTACGGCCATCTATCGCGATGGACTTGGCCTGCTCGCCCGAGACGTCGTCGTCGTGCTGTTCGCCGTCGGCTGCACGATGCTGCTGGCGAAATGGATGCGGGCCGATCTCAAGCTGTCGCTTCTGCTCGGCATCGGCACGGGCATTTGCGGAGCGGCGGCAATCGCGGCCGTGTCCCCGATCCTCCGTTCGAAGGACGAGGATACGGCGGTGAGCGCGGGCTTGATCGCGCTGGTCGGCACGCTGTTCGCCGTTGCTTACACCTTGCTGCGGCCGCTGCTCGGCATGACGGACCTGCAATACGGCGTCTGGTCCGGCACGAGCTTGCATGAAATCGCGCATGCTGCGCTGGCGGCTTCGCCGGCCGGGCAGGATGCCTTGGCGCTCGCGCTGCTGGCGAAGCTGGGCCGCGTATTCCTGCTCGTTCCGATGTGCCTGGCGCTCGTCTATATCCAGCGCGTCATCAGCCGCAGGCGCGGCAGCAAGACAGGAGAACATAGCGAGAAGCAATCGGCGCCCCTGCAGTTCCCTTGGTTCCTGCTCGGCTTCGCGGCCATGAGCTTGCTGGGCAGCAGCAGCATCGGGCACGCCTTCATTCAGGCCCAGCCTGCATTCATGAATGGCCTGACGTTCTTGACGACCTTCTTGCTCACGATGGCAATGGTCGGACTCGGACTGAACGTGAACCTCCGCAGCTTGGACGGCGGCGTGCTGCGCTCGCTCGGAGCCATGCTCGTTACCTCGGTACTCTTGTCGCTATGGACTTACTTTTCCATATAATGAGCGGCATTGGTGACGCGGGAGCCATGAATCGGTATCCATCCACGCTTCATGCCGAATCCCGCACGAAAAAGAGCTGCAGCGTCCCGTCCGACCTGGACGGAAGCTGCAGCTCTTTCATTGTATGCGCACGTTATACCGTTTGCAGAATGAAGGTATCGATGACGTGCTTGACGCCTTCTTCGTTGTTCGATTTGGTCACGAACTGCGCGATTTCCTTCAGCTTCGGCAGGGCATTGCCCATTGCGACGCCAAGCCCGGCGGCTTCGATCATCTCGTGATCGTTCCAGGAATCGCCGATGGCGATGACTTCGTCGAGCGTACAGCCGATATGCTCGGCCATGAAGGTGATCGCGTGGCCCTTGGTGCCTTCCTTGTGCGTCACTTCGAGGTAATGCGCCTTCGATTTCGTAATATGAACGCGGTCCCCGATGAGCGGAGCCAGCCGTTCTGCCATTTCGTCGAGGCGGGCCGGATCGTCGATCATGAGCATCTTGGCGGATGGCTGCTCGATCAGCTTCTCGAAGTCGGGCTCCACGACGAATGGGATGTTCGACAGCTTGGAGTAGCCGCGCGCTTTCTCGTTGCCTTCCCGCACGTACAGGATATCGTTGATGTACAGCTGCAGATGGAGATCGTTCGCTTCGCAGAACGCGATCAGCTCTCTGGCCGCGTCTTGCGGTACGTAACGTTCGTAGAGCACCTGCTCGTCGAGCAATGTCTTGATCATCGAACCTTGGTAAGTGATGATCGGCACGTTCAGTTCGATCTGCTTGGCGATCTTCTTCGCCGACGGAAACATCCGTCCGGTCGCCAGCGTAACGAATACGCCGCGCTCTATTGCTGCAGCCAAGGCTGCTTTCGTCCCGGGCGTTACGATAATATCGTCAGTCAACAGCGTGTCGTCGATGTCGATGGCAATCAGTTTGTAGGTCATTCTCTCGCGCTCCTTCTCTCTTTAGCTTACGCATTTCCATTGATTGTAGCGGAAAACGACAGAGGGAACAAGCGTTATATTCGTAAAGCGCGCGTTCCCGCGAACTGCTGCCTGTAGGCGCTCGGCGTCATGTTTTCGCTCTCCTGGAACCGTTTATTGAAGTAGCTCGCCGTCTCGTAACCGGACAAACGGGCGACTTCGCCGATGACGAGCTCCGGGCGCTCCACGAGAAGCGCCTTCGCCTGCTGGATGCGGCACATGGTCAGAAAAGCGAGCGGCGTCTGGCCGACGGCGCGCCGAAACCAGCGGCAGAACGTATAGCGGTTCGTGGCGGCGCGCGCGGCCCAGGCGTCCAAATCGAACGGCTCGGCAGCGGAAGCCTGCAGCTCGGGGAGCAGCGCAAGCATGCGCTCGACGGCTGTCGCTTTGCCGGCGCTCGGGCCTTTCATCGGCGTGGCTTGCTCGATAAACTCCGCGAGAATGCCGTACATCAGCATCGAGACGCGGCTGGGGTGAAGCAGCTTATGGCGCTCGATCTCGATCAGCAGCTCGTCGATGCGCGTCTCCAGCTCGGCCGAAGTGCGAAGCCGCCATGGCACGGAGCGATGGAAGCCGCGTTCCTTCAGGTCCGCCGAAACGGCGCTGCCGTAGAAATGAACCCATTTGATTTCCCACGGCTGCTCGGGATGGGCGTAATAGACCTGCTTATCGCCGGGGAAATAGAGAAAACAGTCTCCGGCTCCAAGCTCCTGGCGCCGGCCGTCGATCTCAATATAGCCGTACCCGGATACGATGAAATGAAAATTGAATTCCTGCATCGCGCCGGTCTGCCGGAATACTTCATGCTCGTGGGATGGGAAATAGTGGCCTGCGGATTCCGGGAAACAGTAGAAACGATCGCCGTTCAGCAGCGGCAAGGTGAGATGATTTTGCAGCATGATTGCTCGCTCCTATACGCATGGATGTCAATATCGTTCTAAGTCATCAATATATTTCGATGTTGCGCGGCGCAATCCTTTATTAAACTAGAATTACGAGTAAGCGTTCCATTCATGCGCTGGCCGCAGGTTGAAGAGAATGGATTAGACCCTCAATATCGAATTATGAAGGAAAAGGGAGAGCTGAAGGAATGAAACGAATAGAGGTTGCAGGCATACCCCAAGGGATAACGAAGCTGATTCAAGGCTCCATGATGCTGAGGATCGAAGATATGGATTATTCGGGCGGACTGTTGGACGCTTACGCGGCAACGGGAGGCAATGCGATCGACACCGGCCATATTTATGGCGCGAGCTCGGCGCAGGCAATCGGCAAATGGATGGAAACGCGCGGCAATCGCAGCGAATTCGTCATCATTGGCAAAGGCGCGCATCCGTACGAGCAGTCGCGCATGACGAAGGCTTGCATTCAAAGCGACTTGGTGGAATCGCTGGAACGTCTGGCGACGGATTATATGGATATGTATCTGCTGCATCGCGACGATACGAACGTCCATGTGGGCTACATCCTGGAAGGCTTGAATGATCAGCTGGCCTCTGGCCGCTGCCGGGCGATCGGCGCTTCCAACTGGAGCGTGGCGCGCATCCGCGAAGCGAATGAATATGCGGCGAAGCACGGTCTGACCGGCTTCAGCTGCAGCAGCCCGAACCTGGCGCTTGCGCGTCCGAACGAAGCGCGGTGGGCGGGATGCGTGACAACGACGGCGGAAGATGAAGCTTGGCATGCAGAGTCCCAGCTTCCGATCCTGTCGTGGTCGTCGCAATCCGGCGGCTTCTTCACGGATCGCTATTCGCAGGACAACCGCGAGGATGCGGAGATGGTCCGCGTCAACTACAGCGACGAGAACTGGGAACGCAAGCGCCGGGCAACCGTGCTGGCGGAGAAATACGGCGTGACGGCGAACCAAATCGCGCTCGCGTACGTATTGAACCAGCCGTTTCCGGTCGCGGCGATCATCGGACCGCAGAAGCCTTCCGAGCTGGAAGACAGCGTGAAGGCGCTGCAAGTCGTCTTGTCCGCGGAAGAGAGCACTTGGCTGAACCTGTCGTCGGAGAAAGTGCCTTCGTAATTTCAGACGCCATCAACATTCGAAATCCAGCCATACCATCGTCTTTGTAGAAGATACCTGCCATTAATCATAGCCCCCTCCGGGACATGCAGACAGCCGAATGTATTCGCTGCGGGCATGCGCCCGGGAGGGGGCTGTTTTGCGGCTTGCGGCATGTGCGCCGGACGAACTTGCGACAGCTCTTCGAATGCGATAGAGTGAGGAAACAGGTTGATTGTGGAAGAGGTGTCGGAATGAACAAGTTTGGCGAGAAAGCGATGAAACAGCGGAGGACGACGGTCGTTGTCGTGATGCTCCTTCTTCTCGTGGGCGGTTTCGCGGGCGGCCGGCTCAGCATACTGCTCCAGTATCCCATCGTCAAGGATAAGGCATTCGGCAATTTATCCTACGCGTACAACGAAATCATGCATGATTACTTGAACGGCGCCCAGTCCAAAGCGCTGGTCGACGGCGCTGCCGAAGGCATGGTGGGTTCGCTGCAGGATCCTTACTCCGTGTATTTGTCGGAGGATAAGGGAGAAGCGTACGTGCAGTCTTACCAGGATCATTTCGTCGGGATCGGCGTGGAGATTCGGCAGCAGGACGGCGCGTTCATCATCGACAGCGTCATTAAAGGGGCGCCGGCCGAGAAAGCGAAGCTGTTGAAAGAAGACGAGATCGTCAGCATCGACGGCAAAAGCGTGCAAGGCTGGACCTTCGACGAGCTGAAAGAAAAGCTCCAGGGCAAGTCCGGTTCCACGGTGACGCTGCAGGTTAACCGGTCCGGGAAGACGATGACGATGAAGGTCGTGCGCGGCGACGTGCCGGTGCTGACGGTATATTCCGAGATGAAGGCGGGCGGCATCGGCGAAATTACGATCAGCCGTTTCGCGGAGAAGACGGCGGACGAATTCGATGCGGCGATCAAGAGCCTGCAGAAGAAAGGCATGAAGTCGCTGCTGCTTGACTTGCGCGGCAATCCGGGCGGGCTGCTCAACCCGACGATCGAAATCGCCAACCGGTTCGTGCCGAAAGACAAGACGATCGTTCAGGTCGTCTATAAGGGCGAGAAGCGGGTGCTGACGCACAAGTCCACTCAGAAAGAGCCGTGGACGCTGCCGATCGCCATCCTTGTGGATGCGCACACGGCAAGCTCGGCCGAAGTGCTGACTGCGGCGCTCAAAGATACGGCCGGCGCGCAAGTTGTCGGCGAGAAGACGTTCGGTAAGGGGATCGTGCAGAACTTCAACCAGTTGAAGGACGGCTCCGTGCTGAAACTGACGGAAGCGCAGTGGCGGACGCCGGACGGCCAATGGATTCATAAGAAGGGCATCGATCCTAACGTTGTCGTCGCGGCGCCCGATTATGCCTTGCTGCCGAGACTGGACGCCGGTCTCAAGCTGACCGTCGGCGATTACGGCGATAAAGTCGTCACGGTGCAGAAGATGCTCCAAACGATCGGGTACGATACCGGCCAAGGGTCGGGAATTTACGATGCTGCGACGTCCGAGGCGGTGCGATCCTTCCAACAGAAAGAATCGCTGCCTGTCACCGGCGATATGAACGATCTGACCGCATACCGCGTATTAACGAAATTGATGGATAAATACAAGGTGGAGGATCCGCAGCGCAACAAGGCAATGGAGCTGCTGCAGGCAGCCGAATCCGGCGCTGCAGCTAACAAATAAGCAAGCGGGCAATCCCTAATTTTCGGCTTGTTTCCCAATGCGTTCGCTCTCCATCTCGGATGGAAGCGGACGCATTGCTATGCTTATATGTAAAAATAACTACTTCCATTGCTTGTTTCAGGGCTCTGTGATATGCTTGTAAAAATTTATCCGGAATCCAATATGCAGGAGGCGACATTTTTTGGCACACTATTACATGGAACCGTCCCGCACCTTCAGTGAATTTCTGCTGGTGCCGAACCTGACGACCAAAGCTTGCAACCCGTCCAACGTTTCGCTCAAGACCCCGATCGTGAAGTTCAAGAAGGGCGAAACGCCGAAGTACTCGCTCAATATTCCGTTCTCTTCCGCCGTCATGCAGGCGGTATCCGACGACCGGATGGCTGTCGCGCTGGCACGCTGCGGCGGCATCTCCTTCATCTTCGGATCGCAGACGATCGAGGCTCAGGCGGAAATGGTTCGCAAAGCGAAGAGCTACAAGGCGGGCTTCGTTGTCAGCCGCTCCAACCTGACGCCAAGCCATACGCTGAAAGACGTGCTTGAACTGAAGGAACGGACGGGACATTCCACCGTTGCCATCACGAGCGACGGTTCGCCGAAAGGCAAGCTGCTCGGCATCGTGACAGGACGCGATTACCGGATCAGCCGCGATGCGCAGTCCAAATCCGTCGGCGACTTCATGACGCCGTTCTCGAAGCTGATTTACGGCAAATCCGGCATTACGCTCTCGGAAGCGAACGATCTGATTTGGGATCACAAGCTGAACTGCCTTCCCGTCGTGAACGAAGAGGGCAATCTGGAATACCTGGTCTTCCGCAAAGACTATGACGAGCACAAAGAA
It encodes:
- a CDS encoding S41 family peptidase, whose translation is MNKFGEKAMKQRRTTVVVVMLLLLVGGFAGGRLSILLQYPIVKDKAFGNLSYAYNEIMHDYLNGAQSKALVDGAAEGMVGSLQDPYSVYLSEDKGEAYVQSYQDHFVGIGVEIRQQDGAFIIDSVIKGAPAEKAKLLKEDEIVSIDGKSVQGWTFDELKEKLQGKSGSTVTLQVNRSGKTMTMKVVRGDVPVLTVYSEMKAGGIGEITISRFAEKTADEFDAAIKSLQKKGMKSLLLDLRGNPGGLLNPTIEIANRFVPKDKTIVQVVYKGEKRVLTHKSTQKEPWTLPIAILVDAHTASSAEVLTAALKDTAGAQVVGEKTFGKGIVQNFNQLKDGSVLKLTEAQWRTPDGQWIHKKGIDPNVVVAAPDYALLPRLDAGLKLTVGDYGDKVVTVQKMLQTIGYDTGQGSGIYDAATSEAVRSFQQKESLPVTGDMNDLTAYRVLTKLMDKYKVEDPQRNKAMELLQAAESGAAANK
- a CDS encoding Cof-type HAD-IIB family hydrolase — its product is MTYKLIAIDIDDTLLTDDIIVTPGTKAALAAAIERGVFVTLATGRMFPSAKKIAKQIELNVPIITYQGSMIKTLLDEQVLYERYVPQDAARELIAFCEANDLHLQLYINDILYVREGNEKARGYSKLSNIPFVVEPDFEKLIEQPSAKMLMIDDPARLDEMAERLAPLIGDRVHITKSKAHYLEVTHKEGTKGHAITFMAEHIGCTLDEVIAIGDSWNDHEMIEAAGLGVAMGNALPKLKEIAQFVTKSNNEEGVKHVIDTFILQTV
- a CDS encoding aldo/keto reductase, which codes for MKRIEVAGIPQGITKLIQGSMMLRIEDMDYSGGLLDAYAATGGNAIDTGHIYGASSAQAIGKWMETRGNRSEFVIIGKGAHPYEQSRMTKACIQSDLVESLERLATDYMDMYLLHRDDTNVHVGYILEGLNDQLASGRCRAIGASNWSVARIREANEYAAKHGLTGFSCSSPNLALARPNEARWAGCVTTTAEDEAWHAESQLPILSWSSQSGGFFTDRYSQDNREDAEMVRVNYSDENWERKRRATVLAEKYGVTANQIALAYVLNQPFPVAAIIGPQKPSELEDSVKALQVVLSAEESTWLNLSSEKVPS
- a CDS encoding helix-turn-helix transcriptional regulator; the protein is MLQNHLTLPLLNGDRFYCFPESAGHYFPSHEHEVFRQTGAMQEFNFHFIVSGYGYIEIDGRRQELGAGDCFLYFPGDKQVYYAHPEQPWEIKWVHFYGSAVSADLKERGFHRSVPWRLRTSAELETRIDELLIEIERHKLLHPSRVSMLMYGILAEFIEQATPMKGPSAGKATAVERMLALLPELQASAAEPFDLDAWAARAATNRYTFCRWFRRAVGQTPLAFLTMCRIQQAKALLVERPELVIGEVARLSGYETASYFNKRFQESENMTPSAYRQQFAGTRALRI